In Biomphalaria glabrata chromosome 11, xgBioGlab47.1, whole genome shotgun sequence, the following proteins share a genomic window:
- the LOC106074620 gene encoding homeotic protein caudal-like isoform X1: MQPIESTSAYIDEMMGDDRYHECDDKEQDVNIDDISDSEEDTPETQSRLQDNDKECTTRSRSPLVERQSSKSGTGKNRNSDSFAEISSGSDAARNLLQGHVVSERPLVKDYDEERKLSLERERYEQAMKDREDALRSQEQQQHQALMDLFYRRHYEHLFFLSRQNSSSSMSPPSVLSPISPRAPEIPGFPSGLVPERHPVKGERQQTHESQSTGSYIGGMNGTGGCSSQVTYEEALRLVRPYPLTFQAPPNPYQISSQTSPKRLQETAPTYIPNMSLTARSSSTSPNSPSPPLSKQRPLTPANDTSHFSSSSYHERSSKSRSVMTPEKLGQDKEEDMSYVSSNSGSPPGSPTHDHRDSPTDYNSQVRRYRTAFSKEQIARLEKEFAKENYISRPKRCELAASMNLPESTIKVWFQNRRMKDKRQRMAIAWPYGIPPDPHLYAYLAAAAASYPYGLPGSSALPAHPVGLPGFSPSQPPSFQHQPRVPSAFHPTVLSMSPTSLLKHEQQKQELLRQELMSSFTAQHKQSQRLAGGSPGMTPPFAAPPFPLGLHGQSLRPPLPFSDKSFLSNISGGDNACYCPAIPGLHPISAHLDTPLTSHDRSLCKAELKIG; the protein is encoded by the exons ATGCAGCCCATTGAATCCACATCGGCTTACATCGACGAAATGATGGGAGATGACAGATATCACGAATGTGACGATAAGGAGCAAGATGTGAACATCGACGACATTTCCGACTCGGAAGAGGACACCCCCGAGACACAAAGTAGGCTTCAAGACAATGACAAAGAATGTACAACGCGTTCTAGATCACCGCTAGTAGAACGCCAGTCATCAAAGAGTGGAACTGGTAAAAATCGAAATAGTGACAGCTTTGCTGAGATTTCTTCAGGGTCTGATGCTGCCAGAAACCTCCTTCAGGGGCACGTTGTGAGTGAAAGGCCACTGGTGAAAGACTATGACGAAGAGAGGAAACTATCCCTGGAAAGAGAACGGTACGAGCAGGCGATGAAAGATCGCGAGGATGCCTTACGTTCCCAGGAGCAGCAGCAGCACCAGGCGTTGATGGATCTGTTCTACAGACGCCACTACGAGCACCTGTTCTTTCTCAGTCGGCAAAATTCGTCGTCTTCGATGTCTCCGCCTTCAGTATTGTCGCCCATTTCGCCAAGAGCGCCGGAAATCCCTGGCTTCCCGTCGGGACTAGTTCCGGAAAGACATCCCGTCAAAGGGGAGCGTCAACAGACTCACGAATCACAAAGTACCGGAAGTTACATCGGGGGAATGAACGGTACGGGCGGATGCTCAAGTCAGGTGACATATGAGGAGGCGTTGAGGCTTGTGAGGCCTTATCCCTTGACTTTTCAAGCGCCTCCTAACCCCTATCAAATTTCGTCTCAAACATCCCCAAAACGTCTTCAGGAAACGGCGCCAACCTACATTCCCAACATGTCGCTGACAGCTCGATCTTCGTCCACTTCACCAAATTCTCCGTCTCCGCCCCTGAGCAAACAGAGGCCACTGACTCCTGCCAATGACACATCTCACTTCAGTAGTTCTTCCTACCACGAACGATCGTCTAAGAGCAGGAGTGTGATGACCCCTGAGAAATTGGGTCAGGACAAAGAGGAGGACATGTCCTACGTCTCGTCCAATAGCGGCTCCCCGCCAGGGTCCCCTACCCACGACCACAGAG ATTCCCCAACAGACTACAACAGCCAAGTCAGACGTTACAGGACAGCATTCAGCAAAGAGCAAATAGCCAGGCTGGAGAAAGAGTTCGCCAAAGAGAATTACATTTCCCGTCCCAAGAGATGCGAACTGGCGGCCTCCATGAACTTACCGGAGAGCACTATCAAG GTTTGGTTTCAAAATCGTCGAATGAAAGATAAACGGCAAAGGATGGCGATTGCTTGGCCCTACGGCATTCCACCAGACCCGCACCTGTACGCCTATCTCGCTGCCGCCGCTGCTTCCTATCCCTACGGTCTCCCTGGCTCGTCTGCTCTTCCAGCACACCCAGTGGGACTCCCTGGATTCTCTCCGAGTCAGCCCCCGTCTTTCCAGCATCAGCCCAGAGTGCCCTCCGCCTTTCATCCGACGGTGCTCAGCATGTCGCCCACTTCGCTCTTGAAACACGAGCAACAGAAGCAGGAGCTCCTTCGACAAGAGCTGATGAGCAGCTTCACGGCCCAGCACAAACAGTCTCAGAGATTGGCCGGTGGATCTCCGGGGATGACGCCGCCTTTCGCCGCCCCGCCATTTCCCCTGGGTCTCCATGGACAGAGTCTAAGACCCCCGCTGCCTTTCAGTGACAAATCGTTCCTGTCGAACATTTCCGGCGGCGACAACGCCTGCTACTGCCCCGCCATTCCAGGGTTGCATCCCATTTCAGCGCACTTAGACACACCCTTGACTTCGCA
- the LOC106074620 gene encoding homeobox protein Hox-D3-like isoform X2, producing MMGDDRYHECDDKEQDVNIDDISDSEEDTPETQSRLQDNDKECTTRSRSPLVERQSSKSGTGKNRNSDSFAEISSGSDAARNLLQGHVVSERPLVKDYDEERKLSLERERYEQAMKDREDALRSQEQQQHQALMDLFYRRHYEHLFFLSRQNSSSSMSPPSVLSPISPRAPEIPGFPSGLVPERHPVKGERQQTHESQSTGSYIGGMNGTGGCSSQVTYEEALRLVRPYPLTFQAPPNPYQISSQTSPKRLQETAPTYIPNMSLTARSSSTSPNSPSPPLSKQRPLTPANDTSHFSSSSYHERSSKSRSVMTPEKLGQDKEEDMSYVSSNSGSPPGSPTHDHRDSPTDYNSQVRRYRTAFSKEQIARLEKEFAKENYISRPKRCELAASMNLPESTIKVWFQNRRMKDKRQRMAIAWPYGIPPDPHLYAYLAAAAASYPYGLPGSSALPAHPVGLPGFSPSQPPSFQHQPRVPSAFHPTVLSMSPTSLLKHEQQKQELLRQELMSSFTAQHKQSQRLAGGSPGMTPPFAAPPFPLGLHGQSLRPPLPFSDKSFLSNISGGDNACYCPAIPGLHPISAHLDTPLTSHDRSLCKAELKIG from the exons ATGATGGGAGATGACAGATATCACGAATGTGACGATAAGGAGCAAGATGTGAACATCGACGACATTTCCGACTCGGAAGAGGACACCCCCGAGACACAAAGTAGGCTTCAAGACAATGACAAAGAATGTACAACGCGTTCTAGATCACCGCTAGTAGAACGCCAGTCATCAAAGAGTGGAACTGGTAAAAATCGAAATAGTGACAGCTTTGCTGAGATTTCTTCAGGGTCTGATGCTGCCAGAAACCTCCTTCAGGGGCACGTTGTGAGTGAAAGGCCACTGGTGAAAGACTATGACGAAGAGAGGAAACTATCCCTGGAAAGAGAACGGTACGAGCAGGCGATGAAAGATCGCGAGGATGCCTTACGTTCCCAGGAGCAGCAGCAGCACCAGGCGTTGATGGATCTGTTCTACAGACGCCACTACGAGCACCTGTTCTTTCTCAGTCGGCAAAATTCGTCGTCTTCGATGTCTCCGCCTTCAGTATTGTCGCCCATTTCGCCAAGAGCGCCGGAAATCCCTGGCTTCCCGTCGGGACTAGTTCCGGAAAGACATCCCGTCAAAGGGGAGCGTCAACAGACTCACGAATCACAAAGTACCGGAAGTTACATCGGGGGAATGAACGGTACGGGCGGATGCTCAAGTCAGGTGACATATGAGGAGGCGTTGAGGCTTGTGAGGCCTTATCCCTTGACTTTTCAAGCGCCTCCTAACCCCTATCAAATTTCGTCTCAAACATCCCCAAAACGTCTTCAGGAAACGGCGCCAACCTACATTCCCAACATGTCGCTGACAGCTCGATCTTCGTCCACTTCACCAAATTCTCCGTCTCCGCCCCTGAGCAAACAGAGGCCACTGACTCCTGCCAATGACACATCTCACTTCAGTAGTTCTTCCTACCACGAACGATCGTCTAAGAGCAGGAGTGTGATGACCCCTGAGAAATTGGGTCAGGACAAAGAGGAGGACATGTCCTACGTCTCGTCCAATAGCGGCTCCCCGCCAGGGTCCCCTACCCACGACCACAGAG ATTCCCCAACAGACTACAACAGCCAAGTCAGACGTTACAGGACAGCATTCAGCAAAGAGCAAATAGCCAGGCTGGAGAAAGAGTTCGCCAAAGAGAATTACATTTCCCGTCCCAAGAGATGCGAACTGGCGGCCTCCATGAACTTACCGGAGAGCACTATCAAG GTTTGGTTTCAAAATCGTCGAATGAAAGATAAACGGCAAAGGATGGCGATTGCTTGGCCCTACGGCATTCCACCAGACCCGCACCTGTACGCCTATCTCGCTGCCGCCGCTGCTTCCTATCCCTACGGTCTCCCTGGCTCGTCTGCTCTTCCAGCACACCCAGTGGGACTCCCTGGATTCTCTCCGAGTCAGCCCCCGTCTTTCCAGCATCAGCCCAGAGTGCCCTCCGCCTTTCATCCGACGGTGCTCAGCATGTCGCCCACTTCGCTCTTGAAACACGAGCAACAGAAGCAGGAGCTCCTTCGACAAGAGCTGATGAGCAGCTTCACGGCCCAGCACAAACAGTCTCAGAGATTGGCCGGTGGATCTCCGGGGATGACGCCGCCTTTCGCCGCCCCGCCATTTCCCCTGGGTCTCCATGGACAGAGTCTAAGACCCCCGCTGCCTTTCAGTGACAAATCGTTCCTGTCGAACATTTCCGGCGGCGACAACGCCTGCTACTGCCCCGCCATTCCAGGGTTGCATCCCATTTCAGCGCACTTAGACACACCCTTGACTTCGCA